The genomic interval AGCTTGCAAATCTTCAGCAGAAATATCTGGGCTCACTTCAAGTTTGCCACGCACTTTACCTTTAATCTGCACAACAGCCGTTACCGTATCTTGACCAACAAAACGTTGATCTGCAACTGGCCAATCAGCGCGAGACAAAGACTTCTCGTGCCCCAACTTGTTCCACAATTCTTCGCAAATATGAGGAGCAATTGGTGAAAGCATCAAAATCAATGGTTCAATAGCAGCACGAGGTACGCGCGCTAAAGAAGTCAAATGATTATTGAGCACAATGAGCTTGGAAATGGTCGTGTTTGGACGCATATTTTCCATTTCCTCAGTCACGTCCACAATCGTGTTGTTGAGCAGTTTAGCGGTCTTCTCATCGAGAGGATCTTCACTGACAATAATTTCGCCAGTATTTTCATCAATAACGTTACGCCACAAACGCTGCAGGAAGCGTTGAGAACCTACAACATTGCGTACATTCCATGGACGAGATTCGTCCAAAGGCCCCATACTCATCTCATACAAGCGGAAAGTGTCTGCCCCATACTCATCATACATATCGTCAGGGGTAATAATATTCTTCAGACTCTTACCCATCTTGCCGAATTCACGGTTAACGTTCTGACCTTTCCACAGGTACTCGGTTTGACCGTCATTTGCCACGACTTCTTCAACTTCAGCAGCTGGAACATACTGTCCACGATCATCTGTATATGCGTAAGCCTGAATATAACCCTGGTTGAACAGCTTATGGAATGGTTCAGGAGCGCTAACCACTCCCAAATCATAGAGAACCTTGTGCCAGAAGCGAGAGTAAAGCAAATGCAATACCGCGTGTTCTACGCCGCCCACATATAAGTCCACACCACCAGATGCACCGGTGGTGGCATTATGCTTGGCACCAAGCCAATAGTTAAATTCTTCTGGAGCCACCATAGCTTCAGAATTGTTTGGATCGGTATAACGCATATAATACCAACAAGAGCCAGCCCATTGAGGCATGGTATTGGTATCGCGACGGTATTCTTGTGGACCGTCACCCAAATCGAGAGTAACGTTCACCCAATCCTCATTACGGCTCAATGGTGCTTCTGGATCAGTATCGCTATCCATTGGATCGTATGTACGAGGAGAATAATCTGGAACATCTGGCAGATTAATTGGCAACATGCTATCTGGAACAGTATGTGCCACACCGTCTTTATCATACACAATTGGGAATGGCTCACCCCAGTAACGTTGACGGCTGAAGAGCCAATCACGTAAGCGGTACGATACTGTACCTTTACCTACGCCCTGCTGCTCTAGCCAAGCAGTAGCTGCAGCAGTTGCATCATCCACAGTCATACCGTTGAGATTAAGCTCTACTCCACCAATATGAGTATGGTCTACATGAGAATTAATAACATGACCATCGTGAGATGTATAAGCCTGCTTACCCTCATAATCAGCAACCAAACTTTCACCAGAATCAGCATCAGGTTCCACAGTATAAATGACAGGAAGCTCAAAAGCTGCCGCGAAATCAAAATCACGTTGATCTCCACCTGGCACAGCCATAATTGCGCCAGTACCGTAACCCATCAGCACATAGTCGGATACAAAAACAGGAATCTGAGCGCCCGTAATAGGATTAATTGCATACAGTCCAGAGAAGTAACCAGTTTTCGCACCATTATCTGCCACGCGATCCATAGCAGTTTTAGCCATGGCTTGACGGCGATATTCACGTACTGCCTCATCCAGACTGGTGTAGCCGCCACGCCACGATTCAGGAACATGCTCATCCCACTGGGCAGGAACATGCTCCAAGAGCGGATGGTCAACTGCTACAACAGCAAAAGTTGTACCGAAAAGTGTATCAGCGCGTGTGGTATACACTTCCATATCTTGAGCACCATCAGCTGTTGGCACTTCAAAATGCACAGAAGCACCATGAGATTCACCAATCCAATTGCGCTGCATTGCCTTAACTTTGTCAGGCCAATCAATGCCTTCCAAGTCTTCAATCAAACGATGACCGTACGCAGTAATGCGCATGAACCATTGAGAAAGTTCACGCTGAAATACTGGGAAGTTTCCACGTTCAGAACGACCTTCAGCAGTCACTTCTTCATTTGCTAATACCGTTCCCAATCCTGGGCACCAGTTCACAGGAGACTTCGAGATATAGGCTAAACGGAATTCATTGAGCACATCATCTTGCTGCTTAGGAGTCAAATCATCCCATGCAGTATTCTCAAAACCAGGAATAGCTTTTTCACCCGAGCGGAAAGCATCAGTGAGCTCAGAAATAGGTCGAGCACTACCCACTCCACCATCAGCACGCACATATTCATCGTCGTACCATGAGTTGAAAATACGCGTGAAAATCCACTGTGTCCAGTGCACATACTCAGGTTCAATCGTTGCAAACGAACGACGATTATCTAGACCCAAGCCCATGCGATGGAGCTGACGACGCATATTAGCAATATTTTCCTCAGTAGTAATACGAGGATGTTGCCCCGTCTGCACTGCAAACTGCTCAGCAGGCAGACCAAAAGCGTCATAGCCGAGAGCATGCAAAACATTCTCACCCTTCATGCGATGGTAGCGAGACACTACGTCTGTTGCAATATATCCCAGAGGATGACCCACATGTAATCCGCGACCTGATGGGTATGGGAACATATCCATAACAAAGAATGGCTTGCGGTCGCCAGCAAGCTGACCATCGCCATCAGTTAAATCACCGGAGACATTAGCAGCCCAGAAGGTGCCTTCTTTCTCCCACTTTTCCTGCCAATGCTCTTCAATTTTTTGGGCAAGAGCAGCATTATAGCGCCATGCAGGTTCAGACGTAGTGAACTCTTCCATTCATTAACTCGCTTTCAGAGTGCTTCAATGCTTATATCCGCTGTATACGTTCTATAAGTTCTAAGCCGTTTTTTGAGCAAAACTAATCAAATTATCGAGGCAAACATGGACTTTAGCGCGAATGCGCATACAGATTGTTTCACTTCGTGATAAAGATCTCTGCAGTTTCTTTTACAGTTTTCGCGATTATTTTTAGAAACAGCTGAGATACTACCCTACTGATTAACAGAAAGTACAGATAGCTGCGTTTGCCCGCTTTACTTTTGTGCGTTCTAGTTCGGCGCGGTACGCTTTACTTAAACCGATTAGACCGAGTAAACACCCAACCAGCAATACCTGCCAATGCCATAGAGAGCACCGTCATAATCCAGAAGCCGTATGGATGATTACTCAAAGGAATATCTGCGAAGTTCATGCCGTACATCGAGAAAATCATGGTTGGAATAGACATAACCAAGGAAATAATCGTGTAAATCTTCATCACGTTATTCACGTTATTCGACACGATTGTTCCGAACGCATCCGTCATGCCCTGCAAAACGGATTGGTAAATGCTTGCCATCTCAATAGCCTGCTTGTTTTCGGTAATAACGTCTTCCAACAAATCAGCATCGTCTTCATAGTAACGAAAACGCTGCAAACTGGTCAATTTTTCGAGCACCACTTCATTAGATTTCAACGAAGTCGTGAAGTATACCAACGACTTCGACAGCTCCATAAGCATGAGGATTTCACGATTTGCTGTGGAATGCTGCAGACGCATTTCGAGTTTATCGCTTTCACGATCGATAATGCGCAGATAACGCAAATACATGGATGCATTACGATATAAAACCTGCAGAATAAAGCGTGAGCGCATGAAAGTATTAAAACCGCGGATGGAGCCATCCATAAAAGGCTGAAGGAGCAAGGAATCTTCCATGCATACGGTAACAATCAACTCATCGGTAACGATAATTGCTAAAGGAATGGTTTCATACCAATCCTTACCGCCGCGCTCCTCCACAGTTGGAATATCTACGATGACCATGGTGTAGCCATCTTCTACGTCCACACGCGAGCGTTCCTCATCATCCAAAGGTGCTCGTAAATCAGCTAAATCAATTTTGCACTTCTCGGAAATCTCAGCCAATTCAGAATCTGTTGGTTTGCTCAGATTCACCCATGAACCACGTTCGGGGTTAGCTATTTGCTCGGTTTTTCCATTAATTGTGCTGAATACACGCATCATAACTACTCACCCCGCTTCACTGGCATACGCATGCTGATTTATTGCTTTCATCCGTGCGTTAAACATGGGCATGCGCATAATAAACGTTTGTTCTTTATTGTTTCCTATGCAATTCCTTGTTATGTACAACTTTAAGTTATATAAACAACTTTTTAAGTTTACACGCATAATAGATATTTTGCACGGGGAGTTTTTTAGCGACTGCGGCGAGCATGGCGGGTGAAGTGCGCTGCAGCGAGAGCGACGAGTGCAGTTGAAACAGCGAGCGTAGCGAATGAAGTTCGCCCGTATAACGCTATCTCTACAATAACACCTGTATTCCCATCTTCTTGTGCTGAGGAATGTGAGGCTTCTATTGCATTTTTACACCTTGGATTATATTGTCCAACACCAAACCATGAATTTAACTATTCGTCTTGTAATATTAATTGCGCTTCTTGCCGCATTATTATTCACGTCGCTGCGCTATATGCATAATAAATTAAAAACACGTTTGCGCGATGTAAGTATTGGCCTCGTTGTGCTTTTCGCTATTCTTTTAGGCGTTAATATTCAGGATTATTTGCAAAGCAATCGTGACGTTTCGCAGTCTCAAGTTTTAGTTCAGTTCTTTAAGAGTATTTCTATCGACGAGAATATTCCTGTTAAAGATATTGTGGTAAATTCAACCACTTTGCAAGACGGTATTATTGTTCGTTTCAAAGAAAAAGACTACACCGTACATCTCAATGATGATAATAATTCCTACACTTTAGAGCGCACTCATGTTATTAATCATGATGTTTATGTTGATGAGGTGAAACAATGATTGATTCTTATACTCTCATTGCTGTGAAATTTGCCATCGGTATTCTGGTGATGATTTTGCAGATTAATATTTTAGGAAAGTACGAATTTTCCGTTAATACTCCGCTGAACCAGATTCAAAATTATGTGCTCGGTGGCATTATTGGTGGCATTATTTACAACGATTCTATTTCTATTCTCACCTTTATTATTGTGCTGCTCATATGGTCTCTTGTGGTGCTTGTTGTTAAATTCCTCACGCATAATAAGTACATTAAATCTTTAGTTATTGGCAGCCCTGTTTTGCTCATTAAAAACGGCGAGGTGTACGTGGAAAATTGCGTGAAGGTTGGTTTAACGGGTGACCAGCTTATGCTGCATTTACGTACTGAAGGTATTATTTCCACGCGCGACGTAAAGATTGCCATTATGGAAACCAACGGCTCTTTAACCATTCTTGATAAAAACGCTAAGAACCCGAAGTTCCCTCTTATTAGCAATGGCAATATTAATTACGATGTTTTGGAACTGATTGATAAAGATGAGAACTGGCTGCTTGACCGCTTACACGATCAGGGAACAACTGATTTTAGAGATGCATTCCTTGCCGAATATATTGACGGACGGATTACGGTTGTTCCGTATCCGACCCGCGTGAGGAAAATGACTTTGTAAGACGATTGGATAAGTTAGTTAGGGGTAGCAGTTTCCTTTGAGGCTGCTACCCCTTGTCATTGCGGTTTATCCAAGAAACTATAAGTTATGCTTTTTGTTTCTTATTACGGCGCTTTGGTTGTTTATATGCTTCTGGATTTCTTTTCACTTTACGCCCACGTCGAATAATCATAATGATTATCGATGCGATAAGTACAAGCGTTACGATATCTGCTACCCAGAGAGATGTCTGCCAAGGACTTAATCCTTTGTAAACCTTCGACTGTGGCGTAATTCCATTCATAGCATTCGAGTTCACTGTGGCATAAGCAATGTTCTTCACAGCTCGACGCATCGCCCATCGAGCAGTAGCTGAATCGTAATCAACAGCACTATATCCTGGAATTTGAATCATATACATATCCGACCCTGCACGCATAGATAAATCGCGAGCGCTGCGATTAGTCTCCATGAACATATCTGTTACTACTGCTCCATCAAATCCCCATTCATTACGTAGAACATTTGTAAGCAGACTATATCGAGCAAAACCATTAATCGCTCCAATATTATTTTGAGCGGACATGATTGCAGTTGCAGAACGGATAGTCTTGGTTTTTGCAGCTCCTTTATCTGTGAGATATGGCAGTTCAGATCGAGCGGATTGGATAGCAATACGGAATGGTTGAAGGTATATTTCACGCACTGTTTGCTCGTTTGCCCATGTAGCCATATAGTTTGATCTATTTGTCTCTTGGTCATTAATAGCGAAGTGTTTGAGATAACTGATAATGCCTTTATTACCTGCTCCAGAAATCGCAGCTGCAGCAAGTTTACCGCTGAGTACAGCATCTTCAGAGAAATATTCATATACACGACCTCCAAAAGGAGAACGATGAATATTAATTGCAGGTGCATACCATCCTGTAAGTCCTTGATGAAGTGCTTCCTCACCAAAAGCCTCACCCATAGTAGTCATGAGTTCAGTATTGAAGGTAGATGCCATTACATTGGCAGACGCCCACGAACTAGAACCAGCTGTAGACCAGCCCATCGCACCATCCTTATCCACTGTCAGTGGTTTACCAAGTGAAGGTATAAATTCTGTCTGATATGCAGCCATATACAACAACTGCTGAATTTCTTTTTTATCTTTATTGAAATCAAGTTGATCCATGAGTTTATCCCATTTCGGATCATCATACGAAACTCCTCGTAAATCAATTAAAGATAAACCGTGTACTTGTCCAGAAACAGGTTGACTATTCGCATACACTTTACTCTTAGAGTTGTTACCTAAATCTGGATCATGTTCCACATCAAAATTCTTCCACTTCTTCAATGCAGCGATAACATCATCAGATGCTTCTGCTTCTCTATTTTCAGGAGCTGTAGGCTGTGTATTATGCCAATTTGCACGACTCAGTTGAGTAGTATGACGCTGCATATAATCGCTGAGATCTTGGAATTGATTATGCGCAGCCTTATACCCGTTCTTGTCTGCAGACTTATCAGTTACATGTCCGTGAGTGTCAAGAAGAGATTGTCCAGATTTATCAGAAGATGTTGGGTTATCTCCTTCAAACCACGTTGTGCTTTCTACAGTAATATGCGATGAATCGAGCATATCATGTGAGTTTTTCTTCAAGTCAATCACATAATCGCCTGCTTCTAAGAGATATGCACCTTTTGTTCCATCCGCATTTTCATGGACACGATCATATGACGATAAATCATCTACTGTAAATGTGAATGGTACAATCTCAGATTCTCCTGGCTGCAATAATCCAGTTTTAGAGAAATCAACAAGCTGTGTTGCTGCTTTTTCTACTCCATGTTCTCGGTCATAATCAGTGTACGGACTAGTTGCGTATAGTTGTACGACTTCTTTTCCGGCTACTGTTCCTGTATTCGTTACTTTCACTTGAACAGTAACGGTTTTGTCATTACTGTGCGAATCATACGTTACAGATTCCAATTCCTGATTAAAACTTGTATACGATAAACCGTATCCGAATGGGTAAGCAACAGCGCCAACCTGCGTACTAGATCCAAACGCATCACGCGTTCCGTATACAAAATCGGAATCTTCTTTATCTGCAGTCTCATAATATTTGTAGCCTACATAGATTCCTTCCTCATACTCAACAAAAGGCCACGGCTGCTGGGCACCCTGTGTAATCAAAGTAGTGTCTTCATAGTTAACATTTGAATATCCATATTGTCCGAAGTTCGCATATGTGGGATCCTGCGTAAAATCTGTAGCATAGATATCGGTTAAACGTCCTGAAGGATTAACACGACCACTCAAAATTTTACCTAAAGATGCAAAACCACGAGCACCAGCAATGCCCATCCATACAAGTGCATTCACCTCATAATCACCGGTCATCAACTCAGATATTTCCATAGGATTAGATGTATTTAAAACAACAGTTACCGATGCATGATGCTTTTTCGCAGTGGAAATCATATCTTTTTCTGCTTGAGATAAGGCAAGGTAATGAGGCGTTCCATCTTCATACGCATATTGACGTTTATCAGCACCTTCAGAACCATTACGCATGATAAACACAACAGCTGCAGAATTAGAAGCAACTGACTTCGTAGCCTTTTCATAAATATCCGAAGTATATTCGTAGATACGCGCGCTCTTACCAGCATCATTTTTAGCTTGTAAAGATCCTTTATCATAATCAAGCGCTGGACTATCTTTATCTGCGTCTGGATACGATGCTTTCTGCTTCGAGATGAATTCAGATACAGATTTATCTACCTTAAAATACTTTGACAAACCCTGTTCTACAGTTACGTTATCCGTACTTGTTGTAGCTGCAGCACCAGTACCAGAATAGGCGGGATGGAGATATCCATATCCATATGGAGTGACTGTTGATTTCTCCTTCAGAGGTAGCGCTCCATCGTTTTTGAGTAAAACAATACCTTCATCGCTTACTTGCTCAGCAATATCTAAACTATGCTGGACTGCTTGAGTATTTGAATCGTATTTTGTCTTATAGTATTGTGCATCCCAGTTTTCACTTCCTTTTACTCTTTTAACAACAGTTTTCCCAGCCCCTAAAAAGCTGTCAAGCATAGGAGCAAATTGAAGCGCAAAAGCATTAATAATAATTGTGAGCACTGCAATAATCGATATGCACACAATCCACCATGCCTTAAAAGCTCTATGCGACATTTTCTTCTTCATAGTCGTATTCTTCATACGATTTCTCTTGAGCATAATCTCTCCTTCGAAATTACGCTATTAATATAGCGTAATTCCACGCTACGTGCGTATGAAGGAATATAGTCATGTGCTCGCACGAACTGTTTGTACAATCGCACGAATAGACAATACACGTGTTTTGAGTTGATTAAGAATTACGAGGCACAATAATCGTAACGGTATAGGCTCCGTTATCTGTGGAGATATTTATCTCCCCACCCATATTATGAACTTGTCGCATTGCTGATTTTGTGCCGTATCCATGCAATGACGCATCACCTTGCGTGCGCTTGGTAGATACTGGGATACCATCCTCAAAAATAACTTCTGTATTCAATGGGTTAGATATTTCTATGAGCACAAGCTGTCCTGATGAATGTACATTGACATCAACAAGTCCTGGTTTCTCTGCAGTCGCATACTTTTCAACATACTCTATAGCATTATCTACCAGGTTTCCCACGAGTGAATAGACGGTTCCAGAATTCATAAAACTCAATTGTGAACCATCTACGAGAGCTGTCAGAATAATATGACGACTTGAGCAATATAAAGATCGCTCAGTAAGTAACACATCTAAGGCTTCATTACCCGTGCGGAACATGGAATCGTAAGTATTCACTGCTTCCTGTGTTTGCTCTGTGCGCCGACTATCAGACAAAAATCGACGTAAATCATGTCCCACTTCATTGATGAGTTCAACATTTTCTTTAGCTAGTTCATAATGTCTTTCTTGAAGTGCGTCTATTCTTTGCATTACTTCTAAATCATAAATCAAACGATTATTTGTGGATGATTGCTGTAATGATGTAAGAGCAAAAACCGTTGCGATACCGTCATACGTATATAAAGCTATATGAGTAGTGCTATCTGCCTGTTGTATGTAAAAAAGATTTACAAAAATGAGGAGAAGTAAAAGCACTATACAAATTGCAATCCAAGCAGGTGCACGACGTATTTTATGCTCATCAAAACTAAAAGAACGTCCACATAAAAAATAACTAGTAAGAAAAACAAAACTATAGATTATAAAATAATAGATATCGTAAATACCAAAGTTCTCCGTTATGGCGGGCAGATGAGCAAGACGTGATACAACGGCATGCATGTCAAAAGCAATATGTTGAACACAGTAGCCACACGCCACAACAACAAGCGCTTTAATCCAAGTGATACCTGATACAAAACGAATACAAGTAATAATAAGAAGCGCTGTGCACAGATAATAAGCTGTTGCCGCGAGACTTGTAATCAGTGATGTGTTGTTAGTGTTATAAGCAAATATATAAAAAGGAGTAAGACTGTAGAGAAGGATAATACAAGGAAAAACCAGTAATCTCATTCTACGTTGTGACGAGAAAACCGCATTCCAATCATCTTTGCGAGTGAATAAAAGTGAAGCAATAATAAGTTCAATGAGAAAGAATGACAACCTCGGATTAATAATATTAAGCATGTGTAGCACCATGATATTGAGTTAAAGAAACCATAAAATTCTTTCTACGAGATCTGCTTATACCAATAGATGATTCCCCCACTTTTACTTGGTCGGTATAAACCGCCGTAACTTTCGCTAAATTCACAATAGTGTATCGATTAATTTGTTCAAAAGAGTGCAGTAATCCAACATTTTCCAAAGTTTGTAGCACTTCTTTTAAACTTGACCAGACCGTGATGTTAAAACCCTCGCAATGATATGTTACTTTATGCTTGACTACATCTATATATTCAATTTCTTCAGCATTCAGAACACGTATACCTTCCTCCACGTCTATAGGAATATAACGTGTTTGCATGTGTTGTATACGTTTAATAACCTTAGCCATTTTAAAGTTGAAAGCGTTCTGAGTAAATGGTTTAACGAGGTATCCCGTAGCATCTACATCATAACCCTCGGTTGCATACTGAGCCATTTTGGTAGTAAAAATCAAAACAACTTTAGTATCTATTGTCCGTAGCTTACGAGCGATATCTACACCATTTGTTCCGGGCATTTCAATATCGAGAAAAACTACATCTGTACCAGATTCATAATTCTCTAGTAAATCATCGCCATTCGTAAAACGTGTAATGGAGTAGTGAAGCGATACGGACTCTTTTGGCTGTTGAGCAAAAAATTCATGAATCATTGTCTGTGTTTGAGAAGCATCATAATCATCATCGTCAACAATAACAATATTCACTCAAGTCTCCTATTCTTCGCAACATCTCGTCTGCGAGGTGTACGTTTACTTATTGTAGCGAATAAGTAGGCTATTATGTTCTTCCTAGACAGAACCACTACGCTACTGTGGTTCTTCATCTTTTAAAGGATTCACCAGAGAAATTGTGAGTGGTGTGTTAGTCTTTACGCCCGAGCTTATGCATAAAGACTAAAGCTGAACGAGGGCTTAAAAAGACTCTCATTTTGTGACAGGTTTTACGCACGAGCACAAGCGTGAAAGATACAACATGCAAATGAGGAGAATGTTATATACTGTCACGCAGTATCTATGACAGCAAAACACAGATGTCAGCCTCACAGAGGAACTCATACAATCCCGCTCAAAGCTCAAGAACTACTTATCTGGCTCAAAACTACGCCTTTTATACAGAAACATACGTCTGAACAGACATCGCCAAGCGACTCGCAAACCTGGAATTTCAATGAAAAAGGTCTGTCCGGTGGAATGAATGGACAGACCTTCGTGGAGCTAACGGGATTCGAACCCGTGACCCCCTGCATGCCATGCAGATGCGCTACCAGCTGCGCCATAGCCCCAAAACCTTTTACACTATACACAAAGCCAGGTAAAAGTGCAAATGGTTGGTGTCATATATGTCATGTTAGAGTTGCGGATTATTCCAATCGCTCGTATAAGCAGCAACTGGACCGTGTGCGTAGTCAATCAAACGGTATCGTTCGCTACCATCTGGCATATCGAAAAGCATCAGACGTGTCCAAAAACCATTAGACATACTCACGAGGTCAGCGAAATCTGTATGGAAATCGCTCCACCCCATCAGCGTATTCACGGTCTGATTAATCCACGCGCCATGAGAAAACACGAAAAGTTCAGTATTGGAATCAACGCTATGCGCCCACTCATTAACTGCTTCAGCACCGCGCTTACCTACTGTATCTTTCGGTTCTGCCCCATGATTAAGCTCACCGTCACCGAAATTACGCCAGCTTTCAAAATCCTCAGGCCAGCGTTCTTTCATCTCAACAACAGGCATACCTTCAAGCTCACCAAAATTACGCTCTTGCACACGCTCATCCACGTGTACATCTAAGCCGAGCCCATCAGCAAAAGCATGTGCAGTTTCTTGAGCACGTCCCAAGGTAGATGCTACAACGAGCTGTTTGCGCTCTGGTTGAGGCTCAACATATAGCGAGCGTAAGTCTTCAGCTGTACGTTGAACTTGCCAACGTCCAATAGCATCCAGCGGAATATCAATCTGCCCTTGTAAACGATGCTCAGCATTGTATTGTGTACGACCGTGGCGTACAAGCGTAATAAAACGAGCGTGAGGCGCGTATCCCTGTGAACTTGCTGTAATATCGTTCAGCGCTGATTCTTTCGAAGATGAAACCATAAACTATCTATTCCGCATCGTCAATGTCTTCAGCACGCTCAGGTAACTGCAAATCAATGCGTGGGCACTGACTCCACAAACGTTCCAAATCATAGAAATCACGTGAATCTTGATCCATTACGTGCACCACAATATCGCCAAAGTCAAGCAGAACCCACTGGCCTTCTTCTACTCCCTCACGTTCACGTGGATTCATAGAAAGCTGCAGATGCATCTGCTTTTCTACTTCTTCAGCAATCGACAATACATGGCGAGGTGAGGAACCCGTGGCAATAAGAAAAATATCAGTTAAGCCTAAGGTTTCAGATACGTCAAAAGCAACAATATCTGCACCTTTCATCTCATCAGCACCGGCTGCAGCAATACGAGCTGCGTCAATTGATTCTTTAAAAGCTGTCACTCTTCGTTCCTTATTTTTCAATAACTTATATGTTCTTAAGTTTACTATTCAGTCTCTTTATTGCTCTTTATTGCTTTCCTCGTCACGTTCCCATTGTGGTTTCCAATTTTCAACCACATGCTGAGTATTTTCCGAGTAGACCATGGCATCAGCAGGCACATCATGACGCACCACAGAGCCTGAGCCTGTGGTCACGTTATCTCCCACAGTCACTGGAGCTACAAACATATTGCCAGCTCCTACATGCACGTGTGCTCCAATTTCCGTATGATGCTTATGCACGCCATCATAGTTTGCAGTAATCGTACCGCCGCCAATATTGGTATGATGCGCCACATGAGCATCGCCTACATAACTTAAATGTGGAACCTTTGTGCCTTCATCGATATGAGCATTCTTCATCTCAACGAAAGCACCTGCCTTCGTATGAGCTGCCAGCTCATTACCCGGACGCAAATAAGTCCATGGACCAATAGTAGCGTTCTCACCAATATGAGTTTTTTCTACACGTGAGCGTTCCACGCGTGCACCACATTCAATCACAGCATTAATCAGCGTGGTATCCGGGCCAATAACAGCTTCGGCTGCAACACGTGTAGATCCCTGAATATATGAGCCAGGCAGAATAACTGCATCAGCTTCAAGCTGAGCATCATCATCAATCCATGTGGTATCAGGATCGAGAATAGAAACCCCTTGACGCATCCAGTATTCGCAAATTTCCTGGTTATATGCTTTCGCTAATTTCGAGAGCTGCACACGATCATTGACGCCCTCAACGCGTAACGGATTATCCACAGTCACAATACCCACTGGACCCATATCGCGAGCATGAGATAAAGCATCAGTTATATAGAATTCGCCTTGTGCATTAGCAGAATTCAATTTTTCAATGGATTGAGCAAGAACTGCTGCATCGAAGGCATAAACAGAAGTATTGACCTCATGCACAGCCAGTTCTTTGTCGCTTCCATCTTTTTGCTCAACAATACGAATAAATCCGCCTGCAGAATCACGGATAATACGACCATATCCATATGGATTATCGAGATTACAG from Alloscardovia omnicolens carries:
- the leuS gene encoding leucine--tRNA ligase; this translates as MEEFTTSEPAWRYNAALAQKIEEHWQEKWEKEGTFWAANVSGDLTDGDGQLAGDRKPFFVMDMFPYPSGRGLHVGHPLGYIATDVVSRYHRMKGENVLHALGYDAFGLPAEQFAVQTGQHPRITTEENIANMRRQLHRMGLGLDNRRSFATIEPEYVHWTQWIFTRIFNSWYDDEYVRADGGVGSARPISELTDAFRSGEKAIPGFENTAWDDLTPKQQDDVLNEFRLAYISKSPVNWCPGLGTVLANEEVTAEGRSERGNFPVFQRELSQWFMRITAYGHRLIEDLEGIDWPDKVKAMQRNWIGESHGASVHFEVPTADGAQDMEVYTTRADTLFGTTFAVVAVDHPLLEHVPAQWDEHVPESWRGGYTSLDEAVREYRRQAMAKTAMDRVADNGAKTGYFSGLYAINPITGAQIPVFVSDYVLMGYGTGAIMAVPGGDQRDFDFAAAFELPVIYTVEPDADSGESLVADYEGKQAYTSHDGHVINSHVDHTHIGGVELNLNGMTVDDATAAATAWLEQQGVGKGTVSYRLRDWLFSRQRYWGEPFPIVYDKDGVAHTVPDSMLPINLPDVPDYSPRTYDPMDSDTDPEAPLSRNEDWVNVTLDLGDGPQEYRRDTNTMPQWAGSCWYYMRYTDPNNSEAMVAPEEFNYWLGAKHNATTGASGGVDLYVGGVEHAVLHLLYSRFWHKVLYDLGVVSAPEPFHKLFNQGYIQAYAYTDDRGQYVPAAEVEEVVANDGQTEYLWKGQNVNREFGKMGKSLKNIITPDDMYDEYGADTFRLYEMSMGPLDESRPWNVRNVVGSQRFLQRLWRNVIDENTGEIIVSEDPLDEKTAKLLNNTIVDVTEEMENMRPNTTISKLIVLNNHLTSLARVPRAAIEPLILMLSPIAPHICEELWNKLGHEKSLSRADWPVADQRFVGQDTVTAVVQIKGKVRGKLEVSPDISAEDLQAQALALPAIVERLGGVAPRKVIVKAPRIVSIVPGE
- a CDS encoding magnesium transporter CorA family protein — its product is MMRVFSTINGKTEQIANPERGSWVNLSKPTDSELAEISEKCKIDLADLRAPLDDEERSRVDVEDGYTMVIVDIPTVEERGGKDWYETIPLAIIVTDELIVTVCMEDSLLLQPFMDGSIRGFNTFMRSRFILQVLYRNASMYLRYLRIIDRESDKLEMRLQHSTANREILMLMELSKSLVYFTTSLKSNEVVLEKLTSLQRFRYYEDDADLLEDVITENKQAIEMASIYQSVLQGMTDAFGTIVSNNVNNVMKIYTIISLVMSIPTMIFSMYGMNFADIPLSNHPYGFWIMTVLSMALAGIAGWVFTRSNRFK
- a CDS encoding DUF3290 domain-containing protein, which translates into the protein MRLLLHFYTLDYIVQHQTMNLTIRLVILIALLAALLFTSLRYMHNKLKTRLRDVSIGLVVLFAILLGVNIQDYLQSNRDVSQSQVLVQFFKSISIDENIPVKDIVVNSTTLQDGIIVRFKEKDYTVHLNDDNNSYTLERTHVINHDVYVDEVKQ
- a CDS encoding DUF421 domain-containing protein, which produces MIDSYTLIAVKFAIGILVMILQINILGKYEFSVNTPLNQIQNYVLGGIIGGIIYNDSISILTFIIVLLIWSLVVLVVKFLTHNKYIKSLVIGSPVLLIKNGEVYVENCVKVGLTGDQLMLHLRTEGIISTRDVKIAIMETNGSLTILDKNAKNPKFPLISNGNINYDVLELIDKDENWLLDRLHDQGTTDFRDAFLAEYIDGRITVVPYPTRVRKMTL